TAATTCTGTGTCTACTGTGATATCTCCTAGTGGAGTATTCCATTTACTGGCAGTTGTTAATGCTATGCTACTATTTCCATATCCTGTATGATTTGGTCCTATTATTATGAATGTTTCTGGTATTCTGTTTTTCCTTATCTGGTTATATGTGTAGCATGCAGTTTTACCCGAGTATACATATCCTGCGTGTGGTGCTACTCCTGCTGTTATTTGTCCTGTTATGGGGTCCTCTGTATTAATATTATCCAGTGTTTTTTCTATGTTTTCTTTTAGTATGCTCTTTTTTGATGGATAAAATATTCCTGATACACATGGTTCTCTTATCATTTTAATCACCTTCAATTTATTTGTTTTATTAATCTAATTATTTTTTTTATTTTCTTTTTTTATATCTTTTTTCTCTGATGATTTTCATAGTAATGTTTATAATGAAGTTTAGCTATATATAATAATTAATAGATTCTCTGTGAGATGAAAGTAAACTAGTCTGTTTGACCATAAGTTTTTTTTACTTGGTTAGATTTGTTTTATTTTCTGGTATAATAGGCTTTTATACTTGAGAATCAATTTTTAGGGGATTTATCTAACTTTTTAGGTAAATATATGTATTTGTAATAAAAGGATTAGTAGATTAAAAATAGAATCTAGTCGTAGTATGTATACTAGATTTAGTATGGATAGATAACACTTTAAATCATTATTACATGTTGACAGGTTGTAGTATTACTAGTTAGTAGTCTAATTAGTATATACTTGTCATATGGTTATTATAAAATTATTTAATGTTATTTTTTTACTATAACTATTTTAGTATTACTCATTTTTTATCTAATAACTCTTTTTTTTATAACTGCATTAACCTTAGTAATAAATTAGTAGGAGATTTAGACTTAATGAAAATCAGATCTTTTGCACCGGGAAAGGTTATACTCTTTGGTGAGCATTCTGTTGTTCATGGTAGGCCTGCTATTGCTGTAGCAATCAGTGAGGGTGTGCAGGTAGAGTTAGTGCCACGTGATGATAACAGTATCAAAGTCTGTGTTCCTAGTATTGATTATGAAATGAATACAGAATTGAATGAGGGAAAACTAGACTATGATGCAGCACATGGTAAAATGATTACTGACTATATCTACGAGGTTATCAGCTTGTTTGAATTTGATAAGGGATTTGACTTAAATGTTGATATCAGAATGTATCTTGGTGTTGGTCTTGGTTCATCAGCAGCTGTAACAGTATCTACTCTTAAGGCTGTGTCAATCTATGCTGGAAAAGAGTATAGTAAGGAAGACATTGCAGATATAGCACGTGATGTTGAAGTTACAGTACAGGGATCTGCTAGTCCTCTTGATACTTCTATGAGTACTTATGGTGGTATGATTTACATTGATGAGAATTCCGAACGTAACCGTGTGGAATGTAATTGTCAGTTACCATTAGTTGTAGTAAATAGTGGTATTAGTGCTAATACTGGTGTATTAGTTGAAAATGTCAGAAAAAGATATGAGAAGTATCCATTAATTGTAGGAGATATATTTTCTTCAATGGAGGCAGTTGCCAACACGGCTAGAAATGCATTTATAGAGGGTGACCTTGATGTTATCGGTGATTTAATGAATATAAATCAGGGCTTACTTGATTCATTAGGAGTTAATACTGATATCTTATCACAGATGGTTTATGATGCCAGACTATATGGTGCACAGGGTTCCAAACTCACAGGTAGTGGGGGAGGTGGCTGTATTATAGCTGTCTGCCCAGATAATATTGATGAAGTATATGATAAATTAAGCCAGAAGTATGCTACATTTAAGTGTGAAATATCTGATGAAGGTGTTCACGCAGAAATTATTGAATAAATAAACACTTTAATAAAAATATTAATCGGATAAGTAGTAATTATGATTATAATAAAGATTGGTGGTAGTGCATTAACAGTAAAAGATGCTGATAAGCCTACCCTAGATGAAGATAACCTTGAAAGAATTGCAGGAGAACTATCAGCATACAATGATGATATGATAATAGTTCATGGTGCAGGCTCATATGGCCATATATATGCAAAGAAGTATGGAATAGGAGATGTAATTTCTAACGTTAACGACCATTTATATAAACTGGAGGGAGTATGCAGAACACAGGCATCAGTACAACTACTAAACTACATGGTCTGTGAAAAATTACAGGAAAAAGGAATTCCAGCAATAGGAATGAAGCCGTCAGCATACATGACTACAAACAATAAAAGAATAGACATGTGTGACACAGGGCTGATAAGAAAATACTTGGATAATGGCTTTGTACCTGTACTATACGGCGATGCAGTACTGGATAATAATGATTACATGAAGTATGCAATAATATCCGGAGATCAGATAATAACATATCTGGCCGAGGATTTAAATGCAGATAGAGTAATACTCTCCTCAGATGTTGATGGAATATACACTGATAATCCAAAAACTAATCCTGATGCAGAACTATTAGAGGTAGTAACAAGAGACACTGATTTAAAAACAACAGAGAATGAAAATCAGGCAGATGTCACTGGTGGAATGTATGGAAAAATAAGGGAACTGCTAGACTTGGCAGATCATGGTATAGAATCCCTGATAATAAATGCTGATAAGCCAGGAAACATACGTCTGGCAGTGTCAGGACAGAAAGTTAAAGGAACACTTATCAAGTAAAATAATGAATCTAATCATATAAATACTCATTAGAATTATTGAATAAAGAAAACGGAGGTCAGAAACAATATGATATCAGACAGGAAACTAGAACACCTAGAAATCTGTAAGAATTATGATGTAGAACATCATGAAACAACAGGATTTGAAGATATTAGCCTAATACATAGGTCTCTACCAGAAGTAGACTATGATAAAATAGATACTACTGTAAAGTTTCTAGATAAAAAAATGGACTCGCCATTAATTATATCTGCAATAACTGGTGGTCACCCTGAAAGTACTAAGATTAATGAGAAACTAGCATTAGCAGTGGAAAATACTAATATTGCAATGGGTGTTGGAAGTCAGCGTGCAGGTATAACAAATCCTGAACTAAAAGATACTTTCACAGTTGTAAGAGATAATGCACCAAATGCAGTGATAATAGGAAATATTGGTGCACCACAAGTAGAATATGCACCCGATGCAATAGCAATGCTGGATACTGATGCACTAGCAATACATCTTAACCCTCTACAGGAAATCATACAGCCCGAGGGAGACAGAAACGCAGTAGGCTACATTGAAAACATAAAGAAAATCTGTGAAACAACAGACATACCTATAATAGCCAAGGAAACAGGTGCAGGTATAAGTATTGATGATGCTAAAATACTAGAAAAGATAGGTATTGACATAATAGATGTAGAAGGTGTAGGCGGAACAAGCTGGGCAGCAGTTGAAACATACCGTGCAGATAATTCAAGCCTAGGAAATCTCTTCTGGGATTGGGGTATATCCACAGCAGTAAGTACAGTAGGTGTACTTGAATCAACAAATCTACCAGTAATATCATCTGGTGGAATACGTAATGGACTAGAAGCAGCAAAAGCCATAGCACTAGGAGCATCATGTGTAGGTATGGCATTGCCATTCTTGAAACATGCATATCTAGGACATACATTCATAGAAGAAAAAATAGAACAGTTCACAAGAGAACTAAAAACAGCAATGTTCCTTGTAGGAGCACAGAATATAGAGGAACTACAAGAGAAAAAGCTTGTGATAACTGGAAAAACCAGAGAAATATTAAATGAAATGAACATAGACACAAAAAAATATGCAAGGAGGATATAATTTGACAATAGAAGTTATCGCAGTCGGAGGATATGAGGAAATAGGAAAAAACATGACTGCAGTAAAAGTAAATGATGACGTAGTAATATTCGATATGGGAATACACTTAGACAGATTACACATACATGAAGATACGGATATAGCCAGAATGCATAGTCTGGATCTAATTGAAAGAGGAGTAATACCTGACGATACTCTAATGAGAGAAGTAGATGGTAAAGTAAGAGCAATAGTATGTACCCACGGTCACCTCGACCACATAGGAGCAATAGCAAAACTAGCACACAGATACGAAGCACCAATCATTGCAACACCATATACACTAGCATTAATAGAGAAAACAATCAAAAGTGAACGTAAATTCAAAGTAAACAATCCTCTAAAAACATTAAATCCTGGAGAAAAACTACAAATATCACCAAACATAACACTGGAATTTGTAAGAACAACACACAGTATACCACAGACAATAACAGCAGCATTACACACACCAGAAGGTGTAGTAATATATGCTAACGACTTTAAATTTGACAACCATCAAATGGTATCACCACCACCTGACTACAGAAGATTCAGAGAACTAGGAAAGAAGGGTGTAAAAGCAGTAATCCTAGATACAACCAATGTTAAAGAAAAACAGGAAGGAAAAACACACTCCGAGAAAATTGCAAGAGATTTATTAAAAGATGTTCTAAAAGGACCACTAGAAGAAAGAAAAGGACTTATAGTAACAACATTCTCCAGTCACATTGAAAGAATCCAGGCAATAACCAAGATTGCAGAAAGAAGCAGAAGAAAAATAATGATTTTAGGTCGTTCAATGGAGAGATACTGTTCACTAGCAGAATCAATGGGAATACTAAACTTACCACGTAATGTAAGCTTATACGGTAATTTCAAATCTATTAATAAAGCATTAGCAAGAGCAAATGATAACCGTTCTAAGTACATGCTAATAGTTACTGGTCACCAGGGAGAACCAGATGCACTACTACCAAGAATAGCTAATAACAAAACCAACTTTGAAATTAGGCCAGGGGATAATGTTATATTTTCAGCTTCAACTATACCTAATCCAATAAACCTTGCTAACCGTGACTTACTAAACAGAAGACTTAAAGAAAGAGGAGCAAGAATATATAATAATATACATGTTTCTGGACACGCAGGACCAGAAGATTTAAGAGACTTTATTAGAATGTTAAAACCACAACACTTAATTCCTGCACACGGAGACCTAAGCCACTTAGCAGCATTTGTAGAGTTAGCTGAGGAAGAAGGATATAAGTTAGGAAATGATGTACACATACTAAGAAATGGACAAGCTCAAGTATTTAACAGGTGATTAAAAATGGAAGTTACAGATATATTAAAAGCATATTCTGAAGAAGTAGATAAGGAAATAGAACAAGCACTAAGTACATTAGAACCAGAGGATTTAAAAGATTCCTCTGCACATCTAATAAAAGCAGGTGGAAAAAAATTTAGACCAGCACTAGCAGTACTAAGCTGTCAGGCAGTAGGCGGATCAACAGAAAAAGCATACAAAACAGCTGCAGCACTGGAACTAGTACATACCTTCAGCCTAATACATGATGATATCATGGATAATGATGATACAAGAAGAGGCATGAAAGCAGTGCATAAAGTATGGGGAGAACCACTAGCAATACTAGCAGGAGACACACTATTTGCAAAAGCATATGAAACAATCATCAAAACAGCTGATGAAAACATAGCATATGAAAGAGTAATAGATGCTCTAAGAGTACTAGTAGACTCATGTATAAAAATATGTGAAGGACAGGCACTGGACATGGCATTCGAGGACACCTACGAGGTAACAAAAGATGCATACATGAACATGATATACAAAAAAACAGGTGCTCTTATAACAGCAGCAACAACAGCAGGTGCAATTATTGGTGGAGCAACATCTGCACAGATTGAAGCACTAAGAAGCTATGGTAAAAATGTAGGATTAGCATTCCAAATACAGGATGACTACATAGACCTTACAGGTGATGAATCTATTGGTAAACCAGTAGGAAGTGACCTGGTAGAAGGTAAAAAAACATTAATGGTAGTATATGCACTGGAAAAAGCAAGTAAAGAAGATCATGATAGACTCATAGAATTACTAGAGGCACATGAAGAAGAAATTATCCCTGAAGCAATGGATATACTAAACAAGTATGGTGCAATAAATTATGCAAGAAGTGTAGCATATGATTGTGTAATAGAGGCAAAACAATCCCTTGCTATCATACCCGATTCAGATGCAAAAGATGCATTATTCAAACTAGCAGACTTTGTATTTAGTAGAAAAGCATAGAATAACCATCAACATAATCATCACCCCTCTTTTTTATAACCTTTTTTAGAATATTATTTTAATTATCTGTCTATCCATTTTTCATAATTATTTATCAAAAAATATTTAAGAAAAAAAATTATAATATCACATAACTAAGTTAGGAGAATAAATTATGTTAGATGAAAAAATGGAACAAGCATTAAATGATCAACTAAACGCAGAAATGGCATCAGGATATTTATACCTTTCTATGGCAACATATCTTGAAGATAAAGAATTACCTGGATTTGCAAACTCACTAAGAGTTCATGCGGAAGAAGAATTAGAACATGCAATGAAATTCTATGATTACATTCTAAGAAAAGATGGAAGTGTAGTATTACAGGCAATTGACACTCCAAAAAGAGAATGGGATACCATAGTAGACATATACAAGGAAATCTTAGAACACGAAGAATTAGTGACTTCTCTCATACATGAACTAGTGGATTTAAGTATTGAATTAAAAGACCATGCAACAAATCAATTCCTACAATGGTTTGTAGAGGAACAAGTTGAAGAAGAAGAACTTGCACATGATGATTTAAGAAAAGTTAAAATGTCTGTTGATTCACCACAACTATTATACTTATTAGATGAAGAATATGGACAAGTGACTAATAACTCTGAAAATGCTAGTGAAGAATAATCATATATAGTAACTGATTATTCAATAATCACTCACTTCAACTCACCCCCTAAACCCTTTTTTTCATATAACCTTCTTAATTTTATAATAAAGCATTCTATACAAGCTCTCTTTTCATGATAAAATTTAACAAGTATTTTTGATATTATTTAAAAATCACTAGATAATATTATAAATATCTTTTAATAAACCTAATACTTGATTAATTAATTCTTAATATCCATATGACAATAATATGGATATACATAGTTAATGGAGGAATATTTTATTTATAATAAGAAAACAATCTTATTAGCTTCATTATTTATAGTATTTATAATAGCATCTATGGGCGTATTATCAGCTGCAGATACTAACAATACACATACAAATACACATATAGATAAAAAATTAGTAAATACAACAGATAACACAAATACTGAAGTTAACAAGATACAATCTAAAAATAAAATAAACATACAAAAAGATAAGATAAAAAATATTAAATCTGAGAATACAATCACAGCTAACACAAGTTCCACAACAACAAAAAAAGATGCAAACATAACACTAGATAACTACACTGCAAAAACTAACAGTAACATAACAATATCTCCAAACATATCCTCTGATGTTACAGGAAATGTTGTTTACAAATTAAATGGTAAAACAATCAGCCCAAAAATCAGTATAACCAATGGTACAGCAGTATATAATTATAAAATACCAATGTACACTGCAAATAAATACAATCTGACAATGGTATACAGCGGTAATGATGTATATCAACCAGCAACTGTCACATCAGAACTAACATTAACAAAGCTTAATACAAATGTAAAAGTAACAACAACCACAGCAAAACAATCAAAAACAACACAAATTCATGCAATAGTTACAGATGAAAACGGGTTACCAGTAAACAATACAAAAGTAGTATTTAAGGTAAATGGTAAAACATTAGGACAGAACACTACAATAAACGGTTTAGTAGACTACTACTATAACTTTAACAATCAATACACAAACACATCCTATAAATTAGAAGTAACATCCGGTGAAAACAATTACTACAATACATCAAAATCAACAACTAATTTAAAAATAGTACAAAACACTAAGACAACAATAAAACCTATTAAATCAGAGACAGGTAAAGTAGTTACATTTAACAGCACTGTAAAAGATATGAATGGTAGAAATGTAAATACTGGAATTGTTCAGTTTAAGTTAAATGGTAAAACTATGGGAAATGCTACTGTCAGAAATGGTGTAGCAGTACTATCTAACAGAATAGATTTATTAAATGCAGGTGTATATAAAATAACAGCCACCTATCTTAACAATAACAACTACCAGACTAGTACTGGTACAAATAACATTACATTAAGTAAGATAGCTACAAAGACAAGTGCATCTAAATTTAATATTACCATAGATCAGTCAGGTAATATTACAATCACTACATTAGACCATTATAATAAACCAGTTACTAAAGGTACAGTATATGTAGAAATTGATAAGAAGAATTGGGGTAACCATACTTTAAGAAATGGTACCTATAAATTTACTTGCAAGTTACCGTACCGGTACTCTAATACTAACACGTCAATAAAAGTATTATACTATGAGAATGGTGTATATAAATCATCAACTTATAATGGAAGATTAACAATTAATCCACTAAAAGTTGTATATGTAGGACCAAAAGGTAGTGATAGTAACAGCGGACGAATAGGATATCCATTCAAAACAATAAAATATGCAG
This genomic interval from Candidatus Methanosphaera massiliense contains the following:
- a CDS encoding Ig-like domain repeat protein; protein product: MEEYFIYNKKTILLASLFIVFIIASMGVLSAADTNNTHTNTHIDKKLVNTTDNTNTEVNKIQSKNKINIQKDKIKNIKSENTITANTSSTTTKKDANITLDNYTAKTNSNITISPNISSDVTGNVVYKLNGKTISPKISITNGTAVYNYKIPMYTANKYNLTMVYSGNDVYQPATVTSELTLTKLNTNVKVTTTTAKQSKTTQIHAIVTDENGLPVNNTKVVFKVNGKTLGQNTTINGLVDYYYNFNNQYTNTSYKLEVTSGENNYYNTSKSTTNLKIVQNTKTTIKPIKSETGKVVTFNSTVKDMNGRNVNTGIVQFKLNGKTMGNATVRNGVAVLSNRIDLLNAGVYKITATYLNNNNYQTSTGTNNITLSKIATKTSASKFNITIDQSGNITITTLDHYNKPVTKGTVYVEIDKKNWGNHTLRNGTYKFTCKLPYRYSNTNTSIKVLYYENGVYKSSTYNGRLTINPLKVVYVGPKGSDSNSGRIGYPFKTIKYAVAHVANNGVVYVLPGVYKETGILVKNSMNITGLTKNPNNVVISGNNTKWHLMNITSANNTVIISNMAFKNATVTKTGDGVITSKGVLSVNNCIFDNDKSNAIRAASAIYSEGYLYIINSTISNNKVYKTASSAIININNEVILNKVNFNNNQAYGNNPGSPALYLFNTNSTIYGSKFINNKANGANATGGAVKLAYGNATFNKVTFTNNIATGTGLVVGGAIANLNARLIILNSSITNNTAQNTKNIAYGGALFNQNSILLIINTTFSLNKITGQSGSGGAVYGYDTFSSIVNSRFTYNKITAKTKDALGGAISIYTGTINAQNNTFNRNTITGNITYGAGIYFIGSTFNMSKNTFTNNNAQAKSASAGGAIFTYGNTTITKSNFQSNKATGRANGGGAIANIGNLTVHTTNIINNVASAAGSAMSNGGTIKSITGNYWGSRSPSWKKLLYRISKPSSYSKTKINN
- a CDS encoding ferritin, which gives rise to MLDEKMEQALNDQLNAEMASGYLYLSMATYLEDKELPGFANSLRVHAEEELEHAMKFYDYILRKDGSVVLQAIDTPKREWDTIVDIYKEILEHEELVTSLIHELVDLSIELKDHATNQFLQWFVEEQVEEEELAHDDLRKVKMSVDSPQLLYLLDEEYGQVTNNSENASEE
- a CDS encoding RNase J family beta-CASP ribonuclease, whose product is MTIEVIAVGGYEEIGKNMTAVKVNDDVVIFDMGIHLDRLHIHEDTDIARMHSLDLIERGVIPDDTLMREVDGKVRAIVCTHGHLDHIGAIAKLAHRYEAPIIATPYTLALIEKTIKSERKFKVNNPLKTLNPGEKLQISPNITLEFVRTTHSIPQTITAALHTPEGVVIYANDFKFDNHQMVSPPPDYRRFRELGKKGVKAVILDTTNVKEKQEGKTHSEKIARDLLKDVLKGPLEERKGLIVTTFSSHIERIQAITKIAERSRRKIMILGRSMERYCSLAESMGILNLPRNVSLYGNFKSINKALARANDNRSKYMLIVTGHQGEPDALLPRIANNKTNFEIRPGDNVIFSASTIPNPINLANRDLLNRRLKERGARIYNNIHVSGHAGPEDLRDFIRMLKPQHLIPAHGDLSHLAAFVELAEEEGYKLGNDVHILRNGQAQVFNR
- the idsA gene encoding short chain isoprenyl diphosphate synthase IdsA, whose protein sequence is MEVTDILKAYSEEVDKEIEQALSTLEPEDLKDSSAHLIKAGGKKFRPALAVLSCQAVGGSTEKAYKTAAALELVHTFSLIHDDIMDNDDTRRGMKAVHKVWGEPLAILAGDTLFAKAYETIIKTADENIAYERVIDALRVLVDSCIKICEGQALDMAFEDTYEVTKDAYMNMIYKKTGALITAATTAGAIIGGATSAQIEALRSYGKNVGLAFQIQDDYIDLTGDESIGKPVGSDLVEGKKTLMVVYALEKASKEDHDRLIELLEAHEEEIIPEAMDILNKYGAINYARSVAYDCVIEAKQSLAIIPDSDAKDALFKLADFVFSRKA
- the fni gene encoding type 2 isopentenyl-diphosphate Delta-isomerase, encoding MISDRKLEHLEICKNYDVEHHETTGFEDISLIHRSLPEVDYDKIDTTVKFLDKKMDSPLIISAITGGHPESTKINEKLALAVENTNIAMGVGSQRAGITNPELKDTFTVVRDNAPNAVIIGNIGAPQVEYAPDAIAMLDTDALAIHLNPLQEIIQPEGDRNAVGYIENIKKICETTDIPIIAKETGAGISIDDAKILEKIGIDIIDVEGVGGTSWAAVETYRADNSSLGNLFWDWGISTAVSTVGVLESTNLPVISSGGIRNGLEAAKAIALGASCVGMALPFLKHAYLGHTFIEEKIEQFTRELKTAMFLVGAQNIEELQEKKLVITGKTREILNEMNIDTKKYARRI
- a CDS encoding isopentenyl phosphate kinase, which encodes MIIIKIGGSALTVKDADKPTLDEDNLERIAGELSAYNDDMIIVHGAGSYGHIYAKKYGIGDVISNVNDHLYKLEGVCRTQASVQLLNYMVCEKLQEKGIPAIGMKPSAYMTTNNKRIDMCDTGLIRKYLDNGFVPVLYGDAVLDNNDYMKYAIISGDQIITYLAEDLNADRVILSSDVDGIYTDNPKTNPDAELLEVVTRDTDLKTTENENQADVTGGMYGKIRELLDLADHGIESLIINADKPGNIRLAVSGQKVKGTLIK
- the mvk gene encoding mevalonate kinase, giving the protein MKIRSFAPGKVILFGEHSVVHGRPAIAVAISEGVQVELVPRDDNSIKVCVPSIDYEMNTELNEGKLDYDAAHGKMITDYIYEVISLFEFDKGFDLNVDIRMYLGVGLGSSAAVTVSTLKAVSIYAGKEYSKEDIADIARDVEVTVQGSASPLDTSMSTYGGMIYIDENSERNRVECNCQLPLVVVNSGISANTGVLVENVRKRYEKYPLIVGDIFSSMEAVANTARNAFIEGDLDVIGDLMNINQGLLDSLGVNTDILSQMVYDARLYGAQGSKLTGSGGGGCIIAVCPDNIDEVYDKLSQKYATFKCEISDEGVHAEIIE